From a region of the Tursiops truncatus isolate mTurTru1 chromosome 2, mTurTru1.mat.Y, whole genome shotgun sequence genome:
- the C2H14orf180 gene encoding nutritionally-regulated adipose and cardiac enriched protein homolog codes for MKTAAHALSPDSLPETRHRTRKNEEAAPGSPVLRAGREDDRKGPPSILRRSPQERHSHGAEPRRTTRHVRFREPLEVAVHYIACREPSATARAPGRRRPRDGALILRLTACVLLVLALGLCCSRAEPVALALEDLRARLLALRVRLQLVALACWRHLLQL; via the exons ATGAAGACGGCGGCACACGCCCTGAGCCCCGACTCCCTGCCAGAGACGCGGCATCGGACCAGAAAGAATGAGGAGGCGGCTCCAGGCTCACCCGTGCTCAGGGCGGGGAGG GAGGACGACAGGAAGGGCCCCCCCTCTATCCTGAGACGAAGCCCGCAGGAGCGCCACAGCCATGGGGCCGAGCCACGGAGGACCACGAGGCACGTGCGGTTCCGCGAGCCCCTGGAGGTGGCCGTCCACT acaTCGCCTGCAGGGAGCCCTCCGCCACGGCCAGGG CGCCCGGCCGGCGCAGGCCCCGCGACGGTGCCCTGATCCTGCGGCTGACGGCGTGCGTCCTGCTGGTGCTGGCGCTGGGGCTGTGCTGCAGCCGGGCTGAGCCCGTGGCACTGGCCCTGGAGGACCTCCGGGCCCGGCTCCTGGCCCTCCGCGTGCGTCTGCAGCTCGTGGCCCTGGCCTGCTGGCGTCACCTCCTGCAGCTCTGA